In Rhodospirillum rubrum ATCC 11170, a genomic segment contains:
- a CDS encoding acyl carrier protein, with translation MSDVESKIYDIIVEKTNIDRAKLTREASLSELEISSLDFVEIVFAVEEEFDIEVPYNANTQDQDFKALGDIVGAVEKLVEERG, from the coding sequence ATGAGCGACGTCGAAAGCAAGATCTACGATATCATCGTCGAAAAGACCAACATCGATCGCGCCAAATTAACGCGCGAGGCGTCGTTAAGCGAACTGGAAATCTCTTCGCTTGATTTCGTCGAGATCGTTTTCGCGGTGGAGGAGGAGTTCGATATCGAAGTCCCCTACAACGCCAATACGCAGGACCAGGATTTCAAGGCCCTGGGGGATATTGTCGGGGCCGTCGAAAAACTGGTCGAGGAGCGGGGCTGA
- a CDS encoding beta-ketoacyl-[acyl-carrier-protein] synthase family protein has product MSMRRVVVTGMGAVSAIGANVGEFAEALRQGRSGIGPIEAISTDRLTVKIAAEVKGFDPKAHFTSDKLAMLDRFAQLALVAAREAMADSALTIDEDLAPRCACIIGSGGSGLITLEEGYRRLYEEGKHRVPPFTVPKYMNNSATSQVTMEFGLKGPAFSVSSACATATHSIGLGFHMVRSGMADVAVVGGADALITMGHIKAWEALRVVAKDTCRPFCKDRSGMVLAEGAAVFVLETLESAQKRGATIHAEMAGFGMTADAGDLLSPSVDGASRAVRMALADGGLAPEDIAYVNAHGTGTVANDATETKCLHEVFGDHAHKLMISATKSFHGHSLGASGAVELVATILALRDGLIAPTLNFTEPDPECDLDYVPNVARQVTVDAGISNSFAFGGLNAVLALRRFVG; this is encoded by the coding sequence ATGAGCATGCGGCGCGTCGTGGTTACGGGCATGGGGGCGGTTTCGGCGATCGGAGCCAATGTTGGGGAATTCGCCGAGGCCCTGCGCCAGGGGCGGAGTGGGATCGGTCCGATCGAAGCCATCTCCACCGACCGGCTGACCGTCAAGATCGCCGCCGAAGTGAAGGGCTTCGATCCCAAGGCCCATTTCACCTCTGACAAGCTGGCGATGCTCGATCGCTTCGCCCAGCTCGCCCTGGTCGCCGCCCGCGAGGCGATGGCCGATAGCGCGTTGACCATCGACGAGGATCTGGCGCCGCGCTGCGCCTGCATCATTGGCAGCGGTGGCAGCGGTCTGATCACCCTCGAAGAGGGCTACCGCCGCCTCTATGAAGAGGGCAAGCACCGGGTGCCGCCCTTTACCGTGCCCAAATACATGAACAATTCGGCGACCAGTCAGGTGACTATGGAATTCGGGCTGAAGGGCCCGGCTTTCTCGGTATCGAGCGCCTGCGCCACCGCCACCCATTCCATCGGCCTCGGCTTTCACATGGTGCGGTCGGGCATGGCCGATGTCGCCGTGGTCGGCGGCGCCGACGCCCTGATCACCATGGGCCATATCAAGGCCTGGGAAGCCCTGCGCGTCGTCGCCAAGGATACCTGCCGGCCCTTCTGCAAGGATCGCAGCGGCATGGTCCTGGCCGAAGGCGCGGCGGTTTTCGTGCTGGAAACCCTGGAAAGCGCCCAGAAGCGCGGGGCGACCATCCATGCCGAAATGGCTGGATTTGGCATGACCGCCGATGCCGGCGATCTGCTCAGCCCCTCGGTCGACGGGGCGAGCCGCGCCGTTCGCATGGCTTTGGCCGATGGCGGCTTGGCCCCGGAAGACATCGCCTATGTGAACGCCCATGGAACCGGAACGGTGGCCAATGACGCGACCGAAACCAAATGCCTGCACGAGGTTTTCGGCGACCATGCCCACAAGCTGATGATTTCGGCGACGAAATCGTTCCACGGTCATTCGCTGGGGGCGTCTGGCGCGGTGGAACTGGTGGCGACGATTCTGGCGTTGCGCGATGGCCTGATCGCTCCGACGCTGAATTTCACCGAGCCCGATCCCGAATGCGATCTGGACTACGTGCCCAATGTGGCTCGTCAGGTCACGGTTGACGCGGGGATTTCCAACAGCTTCGCCTTCGGTGGCCTGAACGCGGTGCTGGCCCTGCGGCGGTTCGTCGGCTGA
- a CDS encoding DUF523 domain-containing protein, whose protein sequence is MAPLPVTPRILVSGCLLGEPIRYNATAKPVLHPLLETWRAEGRLVPLCPEILAGFSTPRPPAEIAEARTGEDVLDGFGRVCDNRGIDITDQYLLGARRAADLAREQGCRFALLSNRSPSCGVRLIYDGSFAGTLHEGRGVTAALLRREGLAVFTEDEVADLALALTTAW, encoded by the coding sequence TTGGCTCCGCTACCGGTAACCCCCCGTATCCTCGTCAGCGGTTGTCTGCTGGGCGAGCCCATCCGTTATAACGCGACCGCCAAGCCGGTCCTTCACCCACTGCTGGAAACATGGCGGGCCGAAGGGCGGCTGGTGCCGCTTTGCCCGGAAATCCTGGCCGGCTTTTCGACCCCGCGGCCACCGGCCGAGATCGCCGAAGCGCGAACCGGCGAGGATGTGCTTGATGGCTTCGGCCGGGTTTGTGACAACCGGGGCATCGACATCACCGATCAATACCTGCTGGGCGCCCGCCGCGCCGCCGATCTGGCCCGCGAGCAGGGCTGCCGCTTCGCCTTGCTCAGCAACCGCAGCCCGTCTTGCGGGGTGCGGCTGATCTATGACGGATCGTTCGCCGGCACCTTGCACGAGGGCCGCGGCGTCACCGCCGCCCTGCTGCGCCGCGAAGGGCTGGCGGTCTTCACCGAAGACGAGGTCGCCGATCTCGCCCTCGCCCTGACCACAGCCTGGTAG